In the genome of Olsenella profusa DSM 13989, one region contains:
- a CDS encoding 4Fe-4S dicluster domain-containing protein, translated as MPGTMRGVYTNLTKIRRDVFREVSKVCYQAGEDSSMTNADIDDAFDELPFKILPGDVATYRESVFLERAIIGERIRLAMGLPLQGVDRPQRISDGFNNAQIDNMSYYEPPLINIIKFACNACQDNVYEVTNMCQGCLAHPCREVCPKQAISFVDKRAHIDQDACVHCGMCERTCPYEAIHHHVRPCAAACGMGAIGSDEHGRADIDYEKCVSCGMCLVNCPFGAIADKSQIAQVIWSIQHGEEVIAAVAPSFVGQFGGKGNVGKLREAFKQLGFSGVEEVALGADLCTVQEAEDFLDEVPDKLPFMGTSCCPAWSVMAKREFPEYADTVSMALTPMTLTARMIRTQHPHAKIVFVGPCSAKKLEAMRKSVRSEVDFVLTFEEMAGMMDAREIDYLALEDDNKSDFDVASRDGRDFAVAGGVANAVVNAIHRRYPEREVNIVGAEGLEDCRKMMRAAVKGKYPGYLMEGMACPGGCVAGAGTLVSVAKSTGAVHRYAKRSPRQNSTENSYRMLIPMLEQGFTKDDEDTEVSESREAQVPKA; from the coding sequence ATGCCTGGCACCATGCGGGGGGTCTACACCAACCTTACGAAAATCCGTCGCGATGTGTTCCGCGAGGTATCGAAGGTCTGCTACCAGGCGGGCGAGGACTCGTCCATGACCAATGCCGACATCGACGATGCCTTCGACGAGCTGCCCTTCAAGATCCTTCCTGGCGACGTCGCCACCTACCGCGAGAGCGTCTTCCTGGAGCGTGCCATCATCGGCGAGCGCATTCGCCTGGCCATGGGCCTGCCGCTGCAGGGCGTGGATCGGCCGCAGCGCATCTCGGACGGCTTCAACAACGCGCAGATCGACAACATGTCGTACTACGAGCCACCGCTCATCAACATCATCAAGTTCGCCTGCAATGCCTGCCAGGACAACGTGTACGAGGTCACCAACATGTGCCAGGGCTGTCTCGCGCACCCCTGCCGCGAGGTGTGTCCCAAGCAGGCCATCTCGTTTGTGGACAAACGGGCCCACATAGACCAGGACGCCTGCGTCCACTGTGGCATGTGCGAGCGCACCTGCCCGTATGAGGCCATCCACCATCACGTGCGGCCCTGTGCCGCGGCCTGTGGCATGGGCGCCATCGGCTCCGACGAGCATGGCCGTGCCGACATCGACTACGAGAAGTGCGTGAGCTGTGGTATGTGCCTCGTGAACTGCCCGTTTGGCGCCATTGCCGACAAGAGCCAGATTGCGCAGGTCATCTGGTCCATCCAGCATGGCGAGGAGGTCATCGCCGCCGTGGCGCCGTCGTTCGTGGGGCAGTTTGGCGGCAAGGGCAACGTGGGCAAGTTGCGCGAGGCCTTCAAGCAGCTGGGCTTCTCCGGCGTGGAGGAGGTGGCCCTCGGCGCGGATCTCTGCACCGTGCAGGAGGCCGAGGACTTCCTGGATGAGGTGCCCGACAAGCTTCCCTTCATGGGAACGAGCTGCTGCCCGGCCTGGTCCGTCATGGCCAAGCGGGAGTTCCCCGAGTACGCGGACACCGTCTCCATGGCCCTCACGCCCATGACCCTCACGGCGCGTATGATTCGCACGCAGCACCCCCATGCCAAGATCGTGTTCGTGGGACCCTGCTCGGCCAAGAAGCTCGAGGCCATGCGCAAGAGCGTGCGCTCCGAGGTGGACTTCGTGCTCACCTTCGAGGAGATGGCCGGCATGATGGATGCGCGGGAGATCGACTACCTCGCCCTCGAGGATGACAACAAGAGCGACTTTGACGTCGCGAGTCGTGATGGCCGCGACTTCGCCGTCGCTGGTGGCGTCGCCAACGCCGTGGTCAATGCCATTCACCGTCGCTACCCCGAGCGTGAGGTCAACATCGTCGGCGCGGAGGGGCTCGAGGACTGTCGCAAGATGATGAGGGCTGCGGTCAAGGGCAAGTATCCAGGCTATCTGATGGAGGGCATGGCGTGTCCTGGCGGCTGTGTGGCTGGTGCCGGCACGCTCGTGTCGGTTGCCAAGTCAACGGGCGCGGTGCACCGCTATGCCAAGCGCTCGCCACGCCAGAACTCGACGGAGAACTCCTATCGCATGCTCATTCCCATGCTGGAGCAGGGCTTTACCAAGGACGACGAGGACACCGAGGTGTCCGAGAGCCGCGAGGCACAGGTGCCCAAGGCATAG
- a CDS encoding HAD family hydrolase, translated as MTYQAAIFDLDGTLLDTLEDLWGSVNHTLRAHDMPERSRDDVRAFLGNGMRTLMHLSVPAGTSSEVEARLLAEFKEHYAVHSADHTAPYPQVVKLIEILAGEGVRRGVVSNKGDFAVQDLVERYFPRMFDVVVGERAGIRRKPAPDTVLAVTRKLSVGVNDVIYVGDSEVDLETAANVGCACAAVSWGFRDRDFLVAHGATLIADTTEELAEAILM; from the coding sequence ATGACCTACCAGGCAGCCATCTTCGATCTGGACGGTACCCTACTCGATACCCTCGAGGACCTCTGGGGCTCCGTCAACCACACGCTGCGTGCGCACGATATGCCCGAACGCAGCAGGGACGACGTGCGGGCGTTCTTGGGCAACGGCATGCGCACCCTCATGCACCTGAGCGTGCCTGCGGGAACCTCATCTGAGGTGGAGGCACGGCTGCTCGCCGAGTTCAAGGAGCACTATGCCGTCCACAGCGCCGACCACACGGCCCCCTACCCCCAGGTCGTGAAGCTCATCGAGATCCTCGCGGGCGAGGGCGTGCGCCGCGGCGTGGTCTCCAACAAGGGTGACTTTGCCGTACAGGATCTGGTGGAGCGGTACTTTCCCCGCATGTTCGACGTGGTGGTGGGCGAGCGCGCGGGCATCCGACGCAAGCCGGCACCGGATACGGTACTGGCCGTGACGAGGAAGCTCTCCGTAGGCGTGAATGACGTGATCTATGTGGGCGACTCCGAGGTCGACCTCGAGACGGCCGCCAACGTGGGATGTGCGTGTGCCGCCGTCTCGTGGGGCTTCCGCGACCGCGACTTCCTGGTTGCTCACGGGGCCACCCTCATTGCCGACACCACGGAGGAGCTTGCCGAGGCCATCCTCATGTAG
- a CDS encoding TIGR00730 family Rossman fold protein, with the protein MSDEDEQASNTSEQPLGPTFHSGSVVMRGKMIPEGAGHQNILRSGDDMGWLHEDPWRVLRIQSEFVDGFDALAQLGPAVSIYGSARTQADDPTYRAARRCANLIADNDIAVITGGGPGIMEAANRGAAERGGTSVGLAIELPCEEAVNRWVNLGMNFRYFFVRKTMFVKYSQGAVVFPGGFGTMDETFELLTLVQTHRTAPMPIVLFGRDYWRGLLGWMHGTMAARGTISQADIELVHVTDDPDEAARVAMSQISRVSTEEA; encoded by the coding sequence ATGAGTGACGAGGACGAGCAAGCCAGCAACACAAGCGAGCAGCCGCTAGGCCCAACGTTCCATAGCGGCTCCGTGGTCATGCGCGGAAAGATGATTCCAGAGGGCGCCGGGCACCAGAACATCCTGCGCTCTGGGGACGACATGGGGTGGCTCCATGAGGATCCATGGCGCGTGCTGCGCATACAGTCGGAGTTTGTGGACGGATTCGATGCGCTGGCCCAGCTGGGACCTGCCGTCTCCATCTATGGGTCGGCGCGGACCCAGGCGGATGACCCAACCTATCGGGCCGCGCGCCGCTGCGCCAATCTCATTGCAGACAACGACATCGCCGTCATCACAGGCGGCGGTCCCGGCATCATGGAGGCGGCCAACCGAGGTGCCGCCGAACGCGGCGGCACCTCGGTGGGACTCGCCATCGAGCTGCCCTGCGAGGAGGCCGTCAACCGCTGGGTCAACCTGGGCATGAACTTTCGCTACTTCTTCGTGCGCAAGACCATGTTCGTCAAGTACTCGCAGGGCGCCGTGGTGTTCCCCGGTGGCTTTGGCACCATGGACGAGACGTTCGAGCTGCTTACACTCGTGCAGACGCACAGGACGGCACCCATGCCCATCGTGCTGTTCGGCAGGGACTACTGGCGGGGTCTCCTGGGGTGGATGCACGGCACCATGGCCGCGCGCGGGACCATCTCACAGGCGGACATCGAGCTCGTTCACGTGACGGACGACCCGGATGAGGCGGCACGCGTCGCCATGAGCCAGATCTCCCGCGTCAGCACAGAGGAGGCATGA
- the hcp gene encoding hydroxylamine reductase, whose protein sequence is MDQKMFCYQCEQTARGVACTGNAGVCGKPFDVALDQDELTGALVGLARTCLAAGTRSSHADELVIRGLFTCITNVNFSREAVRALTDELRAEKERLAARAGIDPVEDLLLGQVWADDENTRSLKSLVLFGLRGAAAYAYHARMLGSVSDEAQQTFVRALAALATESDGAALLDLALEVGKLSHDVMGLLDAANTGAYGNPEPTEVSLKVERGPFVVISGHDLRDLKLLLEQTEGTGVSVYTHGEMLPANAYPGLKRYPQLKGNFGTAWQNQQREFANVPAAFLFTTNCLMPPRPSYADRVFTTEVVSYPELVHVPQAADGTKDFTPVIEKARELGGYDHDVQLTGINGGTTVTTGFAHGTVLSIADKVIDAVRAGKIRHFFLVGGCDGAKPGRTYYTELVKRIPDDCVVLTLACGKYRFNDLDLGDIDGIPRLLDVGQCNDAYSAVEIALALAKAFDCSVNELPLSIVLSWYEQKAVADLLALLYLGITDIKLGPTLPAFVSPGVLGTLVEKFGLAPIATPEEDLAQMLA, encoded by the coding sequence ATGGACCAGAAGATGTTCTGCTACCAGTGTGAGCAGACCGCGCGGGGCGTTGCCTGCACGGGGAACGCCGGCGTCTGCGGCAAGCCCTTTGACGTGGCACTCGACCAGGACGAGCTGACGGGCGCCCTCGTTGGCCTGGCGCGCACCTGCCTTGCCGCAGGCACGCGGAGTTCCCACGCGGACGAGCTCGTGATACGCGGGCTCTTCACCTGCATCACCAACGTCAACTTCTCGCGCGAGGCCGTGCGCGCCCTCACCGACGAGCTCCGTGCCGAGAAGGAACGCCTCGCCGCCCGGGCGGGCATCGACCCCGTCGAGGACCTGCTCCTTGGCCAGGTGTGGGCCGATGACGAGAACACGCGCTCACTCAAGTCGCTCGTCCTCTTTGGCCTGCGGGGCGCGGCGGCCTACGCCTACCACGCCCGCATGCTGGGCAGCGTGAGCGACGAGGCGCAGCAGACCTTCGTGCGGGCCCTTGCGGCGCTCGCCACCGAGAGCGACGGTGCCGCCCTGCTCGACCTCGCCCTCGAGGTGGGCAAGCTCTCCCACGACGTGATGGGCCTGCTCGATGCCGCCAACACCGGGGCCTATGGCAACCCCGAGCCCACGGAGGTCTCGCTCAAGGTCGAGAGGGGCCCCTTCGTCGTCATCTCCGGCCACGACCTGCGCGACCTCAAGCTCCTGCTCGAGCAGACCGAGGGCACGGGCGTGAGCGTCTACACCCATGGCGAGATGCTCCCTGCCAACGCCTACCCCGGGCTCAAGAGGTACCCTCAGCTCAAGGGCAACTTCGGCACCGCCTGGCAGAACCAGCAGAGGGAGTTTGCCAACGTTCCGGCGGCGTTCCTCTTCACCACCAACTGCCTCATGCCGCCCCGTCCCTCCTATGCGGACCGCGTCTTCACCACCGAGGTCGTCTCGTACCCCGAGCTGGTGCACGTCCCCCAGGCAGCCGACGGCACCAAGGACTTCACGCCGGTCATCGAGAAGGCCAGGGAGCTGGGTGGCTACGACCACGACGTACAGCTGACGGGCATCAATGGTGGCACCACCGTCACCACCGGCTTTGCGCATGGCACGGTGCTTTCCATCGCCGACAAGGTCATCGATGCCGTGAGGGCAGGCAAGATCAGGCACTTCTTCCTCGTGGGGGGCTGTGACGGCGCCAAGCCCGGTCGTACCTACTACACCGAGCTCGTGAAGCGGATTCCCGATGACTGCGTCGTGCTCACGCTCGCCTGTGGCAAGTACCGCTTCAACGACCTCGACCTGGGCGATATCGATGGCATCCCCCGCCTGCTCGACGTGGGTCAATGCAACGATGCCTATAGCGCCGTGGAGATCGCCCTCGCCCTGGCCAAGGCCTTTGACTGCAGCGTCAACGAGCTGCCGCTCTCGATCGTGCTCTCATGGTACGAGCAGAAGGCCGTGGCCGACCTGCTGGCCCTGCTGTACCTGGGCATCACGGACATCAAGCTGGGTCCCACGCTGCCTGCGTTCGTGAGTCCGGGCGTGCTTGGCACCCTGGTGGAGAAGTTCGGCCTGGCTCCCATTGCCACGCCGGAGGAGGACCTCGCCCAGATGCTCGCGTAG
- a CDS encoding spermidine synthase yields the protein MNVFGMRTAVEGYLATLRRSLRPQRTILRLPRTLFGRVRVVDTTQAGRPVRILEVDGSWQSATYLDEGWADLAFPYHQLYDVALGHLCPRRVLMLGGGGYAYPKHLLMLLPDVQVDVVEADPAIVEVAHRYFLLDRLDEACGGRDAQGRLRTLVADAHDVLELGAPDNPAARWDLILNDVFAAEEPLRTLATPDAAALIHRLLDPSGAYLANVIGALEGAHARTLHEVMHNLETAFAHVWVIPCSPDSPTCEDNNVIVATDAAWVPEGACRR from the coding sequence GTGAACGTCTTTGGCATGAGAACGGCAGTGGAGGGCTACCTCGCGACGCTCCGACGATCGCTGAGGCCGCAGCGCACCATCCTGCGCCTGCCTAGGACCCTCTTTGGCAGGGTTCGTGTGGTGGACACCACCCAGGCGGGTCGGCCCGTGCGCATCCTGGAGGTCGATGGCAGCTGGCAGAGCGCGACGTACCTGGACGAGGGGTGGGCAGACCTCGCCTTCCCCTACCACCAGCTCTATGACGTGGCGCTTGGGCACCTGTGCCCCCGGCGCGTCCTCATGCTGGGGGGTGGCGGCTATGCCTATCCCAAGCACCTGCTCATGCTGCTGCCCGATGTGCAGGTGGATGTCGTAGAGGCAGATCCCGCCATCGTGGAGGTGGCCCACCGGTACTTCCTGCTCGACCGGCTCGACGAGGCGTGCGGTGGTCGCGATGCGCAAGGACGGCTGCGCACGCTGGTGGCTGATGCGCATGACGTGCTCGAGCTGGGCGCGCCCGACAATCCAGCCGCACGCTGGGACCTCATCCTCAACGACGTGTTCGCGGCAGAGGAGCCACTGCGTACGCTCGCGACGCCGGATGCCGCGGCGCTCATACACAGGCTCCTCGACCCATCTGGCGCCTATCTTGCCAATGTCATCGGGGCCCTTGAGGGTGCACACGCGCGCACGCTGCACGAGGTCATGCACAACCTGGAGACCGCCTTTGCCCACGTATGGGTGATTCCCTGCAGTCCCGATAGCCCCACCTGTGAGGACAACAACGTCATCGTGGCAACGGACGCCGCCTGGGTGCCGGAGGGCGCCTGCCGCCGGTGA
- the mscL gene encoding large conductance mechanosensitive channel protein MscL has translation MSEFKEFIMRGNVMDMAVGIIIGGAFTAIVTSLTSDIIQPLIAILSGGGTDATGMDITVGNNTIGFSNFISAIINFLIVALIVFMMVKAINRLQKATARLTHKRQEEEEAAAPLCPHCLEEVKVGATRCPHCAGEIPGGATAR, from the coding sequence ATGAGCGAGTTCAAAGAGTTCATCATGCGGGGCAACGTCATGGACATGGCCGTCGGTATCATCATCGGCGGCGCGTTCACGGCCATCGTCACCTCACTCACCAGCGACATCATCCAACCGCTCATCGCCATCCTCTCCGGTGGTGGCACCGATGCCACGGGCATGGACATCACCGTGGGCAACAACACCATCGGCTTCTCCAACTTCATCTCCGCGATCATCAACTTCCTGATCGTGGCTCTCATCGTGTTCATGATGGTCAAGGCCATCAACAGGCTGCAGAAGGCCACCGCCAGGCTCACGCACAAGCGGCAGGAGGAAGAGGAGGCCGCAGCTCCCCTCTGCCCCCACTGCCTGGAGGAGGTCAAGGTCGGCGCCACCCGCTGCCCGCACTGCGCAGGCGAGATCCCCGGTGGTGCCACGGCACGCTAA
- the dtd gene encoding D-aminoacyl-tRNA deacylase, protein MRAVLQRVRRASVSVDGTEVGRCGSGYLILLGVAPHDSDRTAQLLWDKVSHLRVFADETGRMNRSLLDVSGEVLVVSQFTLYADCRRGRRPSFAGAAEPAVASRLYERFCSLAEADVAQVGRGTFGAHMEVSLVNDGPVTICLDTDELTTPRHR, encoded by the coding sequence GTGCGAGCGGTTCTCCAGCGCGTGCGGCGCGCATCCGTCTCTGTGGATGGCACGGAGGTGGGCCGCTGCGGCAGCGGCTACCTCATCCTGCTGGGCGTGGCGCCCCATGACAGCGACAGGACGGCGCAGCTCCTCTGGGATAAGGTCTCCCACCTGCGGGTGTTTGCCGACGAGACGGGACGGATGAACCGCTCGCTCCTCGACGTGTCGGGCGAGGTGCTGGTGGTGAGCCAGTTCACGCTCTATGCGGACTGCCGACGCGGTCGGCGGCCCAGCTTTGCCGGTGCCGCCGAACCCGCGGTGGCCAGCAGGCTCTACGAGCGCTTCTGCAGCCTTGCCGAGGCGGATGTGGCGCAGGTGGGTCGCGGCACCTTTGGGGCGCACATGGAAGTCTCGCTCGTCAACGACGGGCCCGTGACCATCTGCCTGGACACTGACGAGCTCACGACCCCACGCCACCGCTAG
- a CDS encoding carboxypeptidase M32, producing MADESVTAPNTHQAAHAAPSDGMPPKTSPAAIGNPKADIDALDNLERHRYAHRYASTGISCYGPSLDPADATADRGEALSILEEEDQALLCSKETGELLERLSKMGHILTETQEAQARIIQRDRARLVGVPADVQGGFARLTNEADAVWRKAKADDDWASFEPYLDRLVAQATTIARLRRPDSVPYDVWLDDFEHGTDRGFYDAFFAEVKQAVVPLLSAIRQKGWQPPRTVVEGKFDERRQMELAYDLMRLEGLDGNKMLLATTEHPYSDALTTNYGFIACHVREDDVCSNVFTMLHEGGHALYETGVESAYNYTSLKGGTSSGMHEGQSRFFENYVGRSRAFAGPLLAVMASHFKGQLGRVTPNQFYLAVNRAEGTPVRTEADELTYPLHILVRYEIEQMLFAGECAARDVPALWSAKYREYLGVKVPSDAQGALQDTHWADGLFGYFPTYALGGAIGAQLRHRMIAEGMDWDGVLASGDLSPIHAWLRQHIWRFGRSRDAGELIEAACGEPFSARYYTAYLTEKFSALYGL from the coding sequence ATGGCAGACGAGAGCGTCACCGCACCCAACACCCATCAGGCCGCGCATGCGGCGCCCTCGGACGGCATGCCGCCCAAAACGAGCCCGGCCGCCATCGGCAACCCCAAGGCGGACATAGACGCCCTCGACAACCTCGAGCGCCACCGCTACGCGCATCGCTATGCGAGCACGGGCATCTCGTGCTATGGCCCCTCGCTCGATCCCGCGGACGCCACGGCGGACCGCGGCGAGGCGCTGTCCATCCTCGAGGAGGAGGACCAGGCCCTGCTCTGCTCCAAGGAGACTGGCGAGCTCCTGGAGCGCCTCTCCAAGATGGGGCACATCCTCACCGAGACGCAGGAGGCACAGGCACGCATCATCCAGCGCGACCGGGCGCGCCTCGTGGGCGTCCCCGCCGACGTACAGGGTGGCTTCGCACGCCTCACCAACGAGGCGGACGCCGTGTGGCGCAAGGCCAAGGCGGATGACGACTGGGCGTCCTTCGAACCCTACCTCGACCGCCTGGTGGCGCAGGCCACCACCATCGCCAGGCTTCGCAGACCCGATTCCGTCCCGTACGACGTATGGCTGGACGACTTCGAGCATGGCACCGACCGTGGCTTCTACGACGCCTTCTTTGCCGAGGTCAAGCAGGCAGTGGTGCCCCTGCTCTCCGCCATCCGGCAGAAGGGCTGGCAGCCGCCGCGCACCGTCGTCGAAGGCAAGTTCGACGAGCGCCGCCAGATGGAACTCGCCTACGACCTCATGAGGCTCGAGGGGCTCGACGGCAACAAGATGCTCCTGGCCACCACCGAACACCCCTACAGCGATGCCCTCACCACCAACTACGGCTTCATCGCCTGTCACGTGCGCGAGGATGACGTGTGCTCCAACGTGTTCACCATGCTGCACGAGGGGGGCCATGCCCTCTACGAGACGGGCGTGGAGTCCGCCTACAACTACACGTCCCTCAAGGGTGGCACGTCATCGGGCATGCACGAGGGACAGTCCCGCTTCTTCGAGAACTACGTGGGCCGCTCGCGCGCCTTTGCCGGGCCGCTGCTCGCCGTGATGGCCAGCCACTTCAAGGGGCAGTTGGGCCGTGTGACGCCCAACCAGTTCTACCTGGCCGTCAACCGAGCCGAGGGCACGCCCGTCCGCACCGAGGCGGACGAGCTCACCTATCCCCTGCACATCCTCGTCCGCTATGAGATCGAGCAGATGCTCTTTGCGGGCGAGTGTGCGGCCAGGGACGTCCCCGCGCTGTGGAGCGCCAAGTACCGGGAGTACCTGGGCGTCAAGGTGCCGAGCGACGCCCAGGGCGCCCTGCAGGACACGCACTGGGCCGATGGCCTCTTTGGCTACTTCCCCACGTATGCCCTGGGTGGTGCCATCGGCGCACAGCTGCGCCATCGGATGATCGCGGAGGGCATGGACTGGGATGGCGTGCTCGCGAGCGGCGATCTCTCCCCCATCCACGCCTGGCTCAGGCAGCACATATGGCGCTTCGGGCGCTCCAGGGACGCGGGCGAGCTCATCGAGGCGGCCTGTGGCGAGCCCTTCTCGGCGCGCTACTACACCGCCTACCTCACCGAGAAGTTCTCGGCCCTCTACGGGCTGTAG
- a CDS encoding ROK family protein, with the protein MAEETRCVLGIDVGGTSIKAGLLSLDGEVIGRTRIPTGELTSTAAFGEVTEGLDQLVVSAGHTGSDVVAIGLDVPGPVDDTGKVGFFPNVALDSEGMRNALQEAFPGSQLAFVNDANAAALGELWKGTAKGISSFVMITLGTGVGGGVVIGGRLVSGAFGAGGEIGHITVQPEGEQRTCGCGRHGCLEQYASAKGLVWLYRRECKRSDAVPAHIVHETDTISVFRALQEGDECADIAVDVMCDRLGFALAQISATIDPAAYLVGGGVAGAFDLFSTRLAAAYRSHCLSTSADARILPCSLGNDAGMYGAAYAGLTQAGLL; encoded by the coding sequence ATGGCGGAGGAAACCAGGTGCGTGCTAGGCATCGATGTGGGCGGCACATCCATCAAGGCGGGGCTGCTCTCCCTTGATGGCGAGGTCATTGGCAGGACCAGGATCCCCACGGGCGAGCTGACGAGCACGGCGGCATTTGGGGAGGTCACGGAGGGACTGGACCAGCTCGTCGTGTCGGCGGGCCACACGGGGTCCGATGTGGTCGCCATAGGGCTTGACGTGCCTGGCCCCGTGGACGATACGGGCAAGGTGGGCTTCTTCCCCAACGTCGCGCTTGATTCCGAGGGCATGCGCAACGCCCTGCAGGAGGCCTTTCCCGGCTCGCAGCTCGCCTTTGTGAACGACGCCAACGCCGCCGCCCTCGGCGAGCTCTGGAAGGGCACGGCCAAGGGCATCAGCAGCTTTGTGATGATCACGCTCGGCACGGGCGTGGGTGGCGGCGTGGTCATCGGCGGCAGGCTCGTGAGTGGTGCGTTCGGTGCCGGCGGCGAGATAGGCCACATCACCGTCCAGCCCGAGGGCGAGCAGCGCACCTGCGGCTGCGGCCGCCATGGGTGCCTGGAGCAGTATGCCTCCGCCAAGGGGCTGGTATGGCTCTACCGCCGCGAGTGCAAGCGATCTGATGCCGTGCCCGCTCACATCGTGCACGAGACCGACACCATCTCTGTCTTCCGTGCCCTGCAGGAGGGTGACGAGTGCGCAGACATCGCGGTGGACGTCATGTGTGACCGTCTGGGCTTTGCTCTGGCACAGATATCCGCGACCATCGATCCGGCCGCCTATCTCGTCGGCGGTGGCGTGGCGGGGGCATTCGACCTCTTTTCCACGCGCCTGGCGGCGGCGTATCGCTCGCACTGCCTGTCCACCTCGGCGGACGCGCGCATCCTGCCATGCAGCCTGGGCAACGATGCCGGCATGTATGGCGCCGCCTATGCAGGGCTGACGCAAGCGGGGCTGCTGTAG
- a CDS encoding fructose PTS transporter subunit IIA codes for MSDFVKASNVFLDNPATTVDEALDFISGKAVELGLANDKQAVLEAFKAREGEGTTGMMGSFAIPHAKSAAITDAAVIVVKFAGDVAWESMDKKPIRVAIALLIPDAEAGTTHLQILSKVAIMLMDEEFRSQTLEDGDPASIARRINARLD; via the coding sequence ATGAGTGATTTTGTCAAGGCAAGCAACGTCTTTCTGGATAACCCCGCCACCACCGTTGATGAGGCACTCGATTTCATCTCGGGCAAGGCTGTGGAGTTGGGCCTTGCCAACGACAAGCAGGCCGTTCTCGAGGCCTTCAAGGCCCGTGAGGGCGAGGGTACCACGGGCATGATGGGGAGCTTCGCCATTCCGCATGCCAAGAGTGCCGCCATCACCGATGCCGCCGTCATCGTGGTTAAGTTTGCGGGTGACGTCGCATGGGAGTCCATGGACAAGAAGCCCATCCGCGTTGCCATCGCCCTGCTCATCCCCGATGCGGAGGCTGGCACCACGCACCTGCAGATACTCTCCAAGGTCGCCATCATGCTGATGGACGAGGAGTTCCGCTCCCAGACCCTGGAGGATGGCGACCCCGCCTCCATCGCCCGGCGCATCAACGCCCGTCTCGACTAG
- a CDS encoding ferritin, whose product MALDNSVSQILNAQINKELYSAYLYMTFADYYDDRGLKGFANWYVIQSKEEVDHAKILRRYLLDNDVLPKMEAIAQPDLTFADDLAPLTAALEHEQYITKSINECYAVAQKVSDLRTMKMLDWFVEEQGEEEANATEMVTNMNLFGSDPMGLYNLDREYQTRTYTAQTALAM is encoded by the coding sequence ATGGCACTCGACAACAGCGTCTCTCAGATTCTCAACGCACAGATCAACAAGGAGCTCTACTCCGCCTACCTCTACATGACCTTTGCCGACTACTACGACGACCGTGGCCTCAAGGGCTTCGCCAACTGGTACGTGATCCAGTCGAAGGAGGAGGTCGACCATGCAAAGATCCTGCGCCGTTACCTGCTGGACAACGACGTCCTCCCCAAGATGGAGGCCATCGCCCAGCCCGACCTCACCTTTGCGGACGACCTCGCGCCCCTCACGGCCGCCCTCGAGCACGAGCAGTACATCACCAAGAGCATCAACGAGTGCTACGCCGTAGCCCAGAAGGTCAGCGATCTGCGCACCATGAAGATGCTCGATTGGTTCGTCGAGGAGCAGGGCGAGGAGGAGGCCAACGCCACCGAGATGGTCACCAACATGAACCTCTTCGGCTCCGACCCCATGGGACTCTACAACCTAGACCGCGAATACCAGACGCGTACCTACACCGCCCAGACCGCCCTGGCGATGTAG
- a CDS encoding ABC-2 transporter permease yields MKTMLLCDLVTMRQTLRQLAGSVLLVLLIVTLATRDLLGGPIAGGYMFSFMYLFNAFGMDENGGWASFRLTLPLTRRDVMLGRYASVLAVIVGANVLLVLVVSALATLWQGMPPHIASLLSQEDPSLEALARMALLLGSLLLVSASFAMPCFARFGITKGSRVLLMLFFVVPTLVIAQFGSELAGSLSTFVTSSGPLVLFLSMLALYALSALLSVRLYETREL; encoded by the coding sequence ATGAAGACCATGCTCCTCTGCGACCTCGTCACGATGAGACAGACCCTCCGCCAGCTCGCAGGCTCCGTCCTGCTGGTACTGCTCATCGTCACCCTGGCCACCCGAGACCTGCTCGGCGGCCCCATCGCGGGAGGCTACATGTTCAGCTTCATGTACCTCTTCAACGCCTTTGGCATGGACGAGAACGGTGGCTGGGCCTCGTTTCGCCTGACCCTGCCCCTCACGCGCCGCGATGTGATGCTCGGGCGCTACGCGAGCGTGCTGGCGGTGATCGTGGGCGCGAACGTCCTGCTGGTGCTCGTGGTCTCTGCGCTCGCCACCCTTTGGCAGGGCATGCCCCCGCACATCGCCTCCCTGCTCTCCCAGGAGGACCCCTCGCTGGAGGCGCTCGCGCGCATGGCCCTGCTGCTCGGTTCGCTTCTGCTCGTGAGCGCCTCCTTTGCCATGCCCTGCTTCGCGCGCTTTGGCATCACGAAGGGCAGCAGGGTCCTCCTGATGCTCTTCTTCGTCGTGCCCACCCTCGTCATCGCCCAGTTCGGCAGCGAACTGGCCGGAAGCCTCTCCACCTTCGTCACCTCATCTGGCCCGCTCGTGCTCTTCTTGTCCATGCTTGCACTCTACGCGCTGAGCGCCCTCCTCTCCGTGCGCCTCTACGAGACGCGCGAGCTGTAG